A stretch of DNA from Aliarcobacter thereius LMG 24486:
AGTAGTTTTAAAAATCGATTCACAATATTATGTTGCAAATTATGATTTAAAAGAAACTGGTGAATTATTAGAAATAGTAGCTCTAAAAAAATATGTATATTTTGCTACAAATTTATCTGTATATAGATATGAAAAGCAAATTGATGATTCAAAGCTTTTTACATATTTAGAAGAGATTAAAAATAGCAAGATTAAATATGATTATTTTTGGAATTTAGACAGTAAAGAACTATATAATACAAAATTTATAAACTCTATATTTCAAAATCTTTATGATGAAAATTTATATAAATATATATATAACTTTTATGGTTTAAATATAATAAGTATAAAAAGTATTTTAGAAAATGAGAAATTAAATAAGCAGTTTGAACTAGATTTTACAGATCTTGAAAGATTAATATTTTAGAAACTTTAATAGTTTCTAAAATAATTACCAAGAGATAGCAGCTCCACTTGCTCCCATAATCTCTTTGGCATCTTCACTCATCATATGAGGTTCCCAAACAGGTTCAAATACTAAATTAACTTTTGTTTCATCAACTTCATCAACAGCCATAGATACATATCTAACTTGTTCAAGTAAACTATCAGCAACAGGACAAGCAGGACTTGTAAGAGTCATCTCTATCTCACAAAATAGATAGTTATCTCTCTCTTCTAGTTCTATACTATAAATTAAACCTAAATTATAGATATCCACAGGTATTTCAGGATCATAAACTTTTTTTATATTCTCTATGATTTTCTCTTTTATCTCTTCTTTATTAAAAATATTACTCATTTTATTTCCTTAACTTTTTAAAGCATACTCTTTTATTTTTTTAATCATTCCAATTACTCCACTTTGTCTATTTGGAGTAATCACTTCGCTAAGACCTAACTCTTTTACAACATCCATATCAATTTGTTTTAACTCATCTATTGTTGAATTTGAGAAAATACTTAAAATAATATATACTAAACCTTTTACAATAATAGCATCACTTGTTCCATAAAAAAACAGTTTATTCTCTTTTTGTTCACAAATTAACCAAACTTGTGAAGTACAACCATGAACTAAATTTTCAGGAATTTTATAACTATCTTCAAAATCTGGAAGTTTTTTACCCAAATCAATAATATATTCATATTTTGCTAACTCTTCTTCAAAAAAATCTAAATCTTCTTTAATATCCTCAATTCTTTGTTTAATACTCATTATTTTAATCCTTTAACATACTTAAAGCTCGTTTTAAAGCTACAATTAATTTATCAATATCTTCAAAATCATTGTAAAAAGCTAAACTAACTCTAATTGTTCCTTTTATATTTAATTTATTCATTATTGGCATTGCACAATGATGACCAACTCTTAGAGCAATTCCCATTTTATCAAGTAAAATAGAGATATCATCATGCATAATTCCTTTGAAGTTAAAACTTCTACTTCCATTACAGTTTTTTATATCATTATAAAAAATAATATCAGGAAGTTTTTTTAACTCATCATTTAAATAAATTAAAAGCTCATCTTTTCTTTTTTTAATATTTTCATAAGTAATGTTTTCTATATAATTTAAAGACTCTTTAAAAGCTATAACTCCAGCAATATTTTGAGTTCCTGCTTCAAATTTATATGGACTTGATAAAAAGCTTGTACCTTTTTCAAAATCAACTGTATGAATAGATGCCCCACCTGTAATATAAGGCTCAACTTCATCAAAGAACTTCTCTTTTATATAAATAGCTCCAACTCCTGTTGGACCAAAAGTTTTATGTGCAGAAATTGCAAAAAAATCACAATTTATATCTTGAACATCTATTTTGAAACTACTTAAACTTTGAGCTCCATCTATTAAAACTACACTTTGATATTTGTGAGCCAAAGATACAATTCTTTTAATATCATAAACTACACCAAAAGCATTTGTAACATGAGCAACACTTACAAAAGAGTTTGGATTTTCTTTTAAAAGTTCTTCAAAATGATTGTAATCAAAGTCTAAATTTGAATCACAATTTACAACTAGAAGACCATTTCCTAAAGTTCTATTTTGCATATGCCAAGGAACAATATTTGCATGATGTTCAAGGCTAGAGATTATTACCGTTTTAAATTTTTTTGCAAATGAAGAAGCTATGAAATTTATACTTTGTGTAACACCACTTGTAAAAATAATCTCCTCTTTTTTATTTGCATTTATAAATTTCTGTAAAACTTCTCTTGTTTTCTCAAATTCTGTTGTAGCAATTGCTGCATCTCCAAATCCACTTCTATGAGTATTTGAACAATATTCATTGTAATATTTTAAAGTAGAATCAATTACACTTTTTGGTTTTTGAGTTGTTGCTCCATTATCTAGATAAACTGTTTTTGACTTACTAAAAAATGGAAAATCTTTTTTATACATCTATATAAAACTCTCTTTTTTATAGTTTTCTACAAACTCTTGTAATTTTTCATCTTTTAAATTATCTTTAATTGAACTTTCAAATGCTTCAAGTAAAATTTTATAAGCTTCATCTTTTTTTATTCCTCTTGATTGAAGATAATATAATTGATCTTTATCTAAAGTTCCTGTTGTTGTTCCATGACTTGCTTCAAGTTCATCAATGAATATTTCTAAAAATGGTTGAGCAAAAACAACTGCATCATTACTTAATAAAATTGAGTTACAATTTTGGAAAGCTTTCGAATAAAGTCCTGTTTCTGTAACTATTGATTTGATTTTTACAACAGCTCTTGAATTATCAAGTAAAGAGTTTTTATAGTTTATATTACTTCTTGAATTTTCATTATTATGAGTTGTTCTTACAAGAGTTGAAGTGTTTGCTTTATCTCTTAGCTTATTTAAACCATTTAGTTCATAGTTTACATTTAAAGAATCAATTTTATTTTCAAAACTATTTACAATAAATCCATCACCTAATTCAAAGTTTGAAATTTCTAAATTTGATTTATCATTTTGAATAGATTTACAAGCAAAAACTAAAGAGTTTGAGCTTGAAATATCTTGATTTTTTATATATTCCAAAGATGCATTTTTACCAAGTTTTATAACTCTATTTGCAAAAACTGCTGAATCCTTAGATGAAGAGACAAAAACTTCAATAATAGAGGCTTTTACTCCATCTTTAATCTCTATTAAAAGATTATTTGAGAATAAAGTCGAATTCTCTTTTAAGCTATTTATTAAAATAATTGGTTCAAGAGTATCTTTTTCTATTTTTAGAATTTTTTGATTTTTATCTAAACTATTTGTAATATAAAAAAGCTTTGATTCATAATTTTCTTTATCTTCTTGGTTTAAAAAAGAGATATTTGAATCTGTTTTAAAATCTAAAATCTTTTTATCTTTAAAATCAAAATCAAATAGATTTGAGAAGTCAATTTTTAAAAACTCTTCCTCTTTCTTATGAGGTAAATTATTGTTTAAATTAATTATCTGCATTGTTTATTCCTAATGCTTCAAACCCTTTCTCATCAAGTTCTAAAGCTAAGTTATAATCTCCTGTTTTAGCAATCTTTCCATTACTTAAAATATGTACAAAATCAGGTTTTATAAGTTCTAAAAGTCTATCATAGTGAGTAATCATAAGAATTGATTTTTTCCCATCAAGCATAGAATTTATAACATTTGCAACAATTTTAATTGCATCAACATCAAGACCACTATCAATTTCATCAAGCATTATTAAATCAGGATTTAGCATTAAAAGTTGAATTAGTTCATTTCTCTTTTTTTCTCCACCACTAAAACCATCGTTTAAATCTCTTTGTAAAAGTTTTCTATCAATATCATATTTATTTGTTTCTTCTTTTACAAGTTTTAAAAATTGCATTGCATCAAGCTCTTCTTTACCTTCATAAGCTCTTTTTGCATTCATAGCAGTTCTTAAAAAATAGCTATTGTTTACTCCAGAAACTTCAACAGGACTTTGAAAACTCATGAAAATTCCCTCATTTGCTCTATCTGCTGCATCCATTTCTAATAAATCTTTATTTTTAAATGTAATCTTTCCACCATTTACTTCACAGTCATAGTGTGCTGCTAAAGTTTTAACTAAAGTTGATTTTCCAGCTCCATTCACACCCATTAAAACATGAACTTCACCTGGATTTATCTCTAGGTTTAAACCTTTTAAAATTTCATTATTATTTATACTTACTTTTAAATCTTCAATTTTTAATAACATCTATTATCCTTAAAAAATTTTCCATCTTTTGGAAATTTATATAATATAACACTTTTATAAAAAGTGATAAAACTTTATAAAAAGCAATTTATTACTTCTTATTTAACCAACACTTCCTTCTAAAGAGATACTTAACAACTCTTTTGCTTCAGCAGCAAATTCCATTGGTAACTCTTTTAAAACCTCTTTACAAAAACCATTTACAATCATAGCAATAGCATCTTCTTCATCTATTCCTCTTTGATTAAGATAAAAAAGTTGTTCATCAGAAATTTTTGAAGTTGTTGCTTCATGTTCAATATTTGCACTACTATTTCTTATTTCATGATAAGGATAAGTATGTGCTTGGCATTTGTGACCAATCAACAAAGAATCACATTCAGATATATTTCTTGCATTATCAGCATTTTTTCCAACTCTTACAAGTCCTCGATAAGCATTTATACCTTTCATAGCAGATATACCTTTTGAGATAATTGTAGATTTTGTATTTTTACCTAAATGAATCATTTTTGTACCAGTATCAGCTTGTTGAGCTCTTGAAGTAATAGCAACAGAGTAAAACTCTCCAACACTATTATCTCCTTGTAAAACACATGAAGGATATTTCCAAGTAATACTTGAACCAGTTTCAACTTGTGTCCAAGATACTTTTGAATTATCACCTTTACATAAAGCTCTTTTTGTAACAAAGTTAAGTATTCCACCTTTTCCTTCATCATCACCTGGGAACCAGTTTTGAATAGTTGAATATTTTATATGTCCATTTTCAAGTGCAACTAACTCAACAACTGCTGCGTGAAGTTGTCTATCATCTCTACTAGGAGCAGAACAACCTTCATTATAAGATACATAAGAACCTTCATCACAAATGATTAATGTTCTTTCAAACTGACCTGTATTTAAAGCATTTATTCTAAAATAAGTAGAAAGTTCCATTGGACATCTTGTGTTTTTTGGAATATATACAAAACTTCCATCTGTAAAAACTGCACTATTTAAAGCAGCAAAATAGTTATCCGTTACAGGAACTACACTTGCTAAATAGGTTTTTACTAAATCAGGGAATCTGTGAGCAGCTTCACTAATAGAACAAAATATAATTCCTAACTTTTCAAGTTCATCTTGATATGTAGTTTTTATTGAAACTGAATCAAATACTGCATCAACAGCAACACCTGCAAGCATTTTTTGCTCTTCAAGTGGAATTCCTAATTTTTCATAAGTTTTTAATATCTCTGGATCTACTTCATCCAAAGAACCAAGTGCTTTTTTTGGTGCTGAATAGTAAGCATAATCTTGATAATCTATTTTTGAATATTTTAAAAATGTCCAATCTGGCTCTTCCATTTTAAGCCATTTTTCATAAGCTTTTAGTCTAAAATCTAATAAAAATTCTGGTTCTTCTTTTTTTGCACTAATAGCTCTTATTACATCTTCATTTAAACCTTTTTCAAAAGTATCACTTTGAACTAATGTTTCAAAGCCTAGTTTGTAATCAGTGTTTATAATGTCATGTATTTGTTGGTTATCACTCATGACTTCTCCATAAAAAATTTATTTTAAATAGGACAAGTTTTATCCTAATTGGAATAATATCAAAATAAGTATATAATGTAAAGGCATAAATACTAATAAAGCAAATAAGTATTTGTTAATTCTATAAATAAACACCTTTACTATGGCATATTAAAATTAAGATAAATATTATCCTATTTTAAATAAAATATGGGAATTTTAATAAGTATATAAAAAATGGAAAAATAATGAAAGAATATTCAAAAAAGATAAATGAAAGAGTAGACAATCCAAAACACTTTGGAGAGATTAGTAAAATTGAAGCAGAAGCTTTGGGTTGTAAATTAGTTGTAGTTGATTATGAAGGAAATGCTAATGATACTATTAGAGTCTATTTTGCAATAACAAAAGATAGAAATGTTTTTACAGCAAAGTTTAAATCATTTTCAAGTGGATTAATAGTTGCTTTAAATGATATGATGATAGAACTTTGTATTGGAAAAAGTATAGAAAAAGTTTCAAGTATGTTTAAAACAGATGTTGAATTCGCATTAAGAGATGAGCCACAAATTCCAGCATTAAGTATTGAAGAGTTACATAATAGTTTTTTAAATTTTGTAATATTAAAAAAAGTTGCACTAAAATTTGATGAAAGAAATATGGAAGACTTTGCCGATGATTATATCATTTGTGAATGTGCAAGAGTAAATTTAAAAACAATTAAAGATGCAATAAAAGAGTTTAATCTTAAAACTATTGAAGAAATAGGTGAGAAAACAAAAGCAGGAATATTTTGTAAATCATGTAGAAACGAAGGTGGATTGGAAGAAAAAGAGATCTATTTAAGTGATATTTTAGAACAAACACTAAAAGAATTAGATAACAGTCAAGCTCCTTCTTATATGAATAGCTCTTTTAATGATATGACAAAAGAACAAAAACTTGAACTTATAGAAGATGTTTTGGATGATGATATAAGACCAATGCTTATTATGGATGGTGGAAATATGGAGATATTAGATTTGGTTGAATCAAAACCACATTATGATCTATATATTAGATATTTAGGAGCATGTAGTGGATGTAGTGCAGGTAGTATGGGAACATTATATGCTATTGAATCAATTCTACAAAATAAAGTAGATGAAAATTTAAGAGTATTACCAATTTAACGAATTTTTTGATAATATAACTAAAAAATAAGAAGGGGATATTTATGTTTGCTATATATAATAATGGAACAGTTGGTTTTAGAAGTACGAGTGATAATCTGTATGACTTAAAAAATATTGAACAAATAGAACCTATTAGATTTAGTCCAAAAGAGGGTTTTATACATGATTATACAGAAGATCAAGAGAGAAAAAAGCAAGAGTTTATAAACTCTTATAGAAAAATGGCAGAAATTGATACTCTTGAACCTGTATATAAAATCAAAGATATTATGACAGAAGATGTATTTCATGCATCATTAAATACCACAGTTGAAGATATTTACTATTTTATAAATGATAAAAGAGTATCTTCAATACCTATTACAGATTTTGGTAAAAAAATAGTTGGGATTATTGATAAAAAAGTTATTTTAAACCTTATTATGAAACATATTGATGATATAGAATCTACTTTAAAGAAGACAATGAATGATATTTATATACCAGAAGTTTTAACAGCTGATCCAGAAGCAGATGTTAGAAAAGTTGTTCAGGTTATGTTGGATTTGAGATTAGATGCTGTTCCAATAGTTGATGACAATGATATATTAGTTGGAATAGTTTCGAAAACAGATATATTAAAAGCAGTTGCAAATTTACCAAAGCTGCAGTTATGGAGCTAATTAAATAAGCTAATTAGCTTATTTAATATTTAAAGTTGATTTCCATCATCAAAAAATATTTTATTTCTACCAGCTCTTTTTGCATCATATAAAAGAGAATCAGCTTTCTCGTGAGCTTTATCTAGTGAATCATATTTACTTCTAAAAGAGACTCCAGCTGAAAAAGTTATATTTATTTTACTGTTTTTATATACAAAAGTGCTATTTAAGAAAGCATTTTTTACTCTTTTTATATATCTGCTTATTTCAATTTTATCCATAAAATTAATCAAAGCAACAAACTCTTCTCCACCATAACGAGCTATTACATCTTCTTTTCTTGTAAGATTTTTTATAATACTTGCAAAAGATTTTAAGATTTCATCTCCACAAGAGTGACCATATTTATCATTTATTTTTTTGAAATGATCTATATCAAAAAATATTATTGCATAGTTTGTATTAAATAAATAGTACTGTTTTTCCATTTTCTTAATTTCACTATCATAAGCTCTTCTATTATAAACATTTGTTAGAAAATCATATAAATACTCTTCTTTTGCAATTTTTAATTCATTCTCTAAATCTTGTATTTGTCTATTTAAAAGTTTTACTTTATCAATATTTGTAGATAATATTTTATTACTTTCAAGTAAAGAGCTTTCCATCTTTTCAATACTATTAATAAGCTTTTTCTGAACAATAAGAATCTCTCTTTTAGATGAATCTGATATATCCAAAGTTACTAAATCATCTTTTATTTTCTTAATGTCTTCTTGTTGATTTGTACTATCTTGTAATGTTTTATCATAGTATCTACTCATTAAAGATGTAAGTTTTATGATATCTTGTGTTTTATCTCTTAAAACTAACCTATCTTTTTCAACTCTTAATTTTGCAAATTTTTTAATTTGATGTAGAGATTCATTTTTTAATGCATCTTTTGGATTCTTTAATAAATAAAGGATAAAGTCTTCTACTTCATAAGTAATATCATAATTGATTGAAGGAGCTAAAGTATCACTAAAAGTTTCAATAAGTTTCTTTAAATCATCATTTGAAGTTCTATTTGATAGTATTTTTAGCATACCAAAAATAGAGTTTTTATGTAAACTCTTTTTTTCATCTTTTGTTAAGCTAAATAGACTATTTTCAAATATCTCTATTTCTTTAAAATACTCTTCACCATCTTTTACTTGATTTAAAAACTCAAGAAAATAATTTTCAGGAGTTGCTGCAAGTCTTTTGTCTTTTAAACCTTCTAATGTATTCTTTGTAATCTCTTTTATATCCAACATTTGTTTAGCCTTAAGTTTCATAAGTAAAATTATATCACTTATGATATAATAAATAGTTAATTAAATAGATAAAGAAGAGAGAAATGAAACAAAGTACTCAGATTTTAAAAAATACAAATGCACAAATTTTAGATGAATTTAATGCTTCTATAATGTTTGACAAAGAACTTTATTCTCAAGATATAAAAGGTTCAATAGCTCATTCAAAAATGTTAGCTTTACAAAATATTATAACAAATGATGAACAGCTTGAGATAGAAAAAGGTCTTTTACAAGTATTAAAAGAGATAGAAAAAGGAGAATTTAAATTTTCACTCGAATTTGAAGATATTCATATGGCAGTTGAAAGTAGGCTTATTGAGATTATTGGTGATTCTGGAAAAAGAGTTCATACAGCAAGAAGTAGAAATGATCAAGTTTGTACAGATTTCACTCTTTATGTACAAGAGAAAACAGTAAGTATAAAAAAACAGATTAAAACTCTTATTGAAACTTTTGTTGAACTTGCAAATAAGCATACAGATACTTTAATGCCAGGAATGACACATCTACAACATGCACAACCAATTAGCTTTGGTTTTCATATGATGGCATATGCAAATATGTTTAAAAGAGATTTTGAAAGATTTAAATCTTCTTATGAAAGAAACAATTTCTCTCCTCTTGGAAGTGCAGCACTTGCTGGAACTCCACACAATATTGATAGGTTTAAAACAGCTGAATTACTAGGATTTACTGCTCCAACACAAAATGCTATGGATAGTGTTTCAAATAGAGATTTTGCTTTAGAGATATTATTTAATATTTCTACTTGTATGATGCATATAAGTAGAATTTCAGAAGAGCTTATTTTATGGTCATCTTATGAGTTTGGTTTTGTTAAAATGAGCGATATGTATGCAACTACTAGTTCAATAATGCCACAAAAGAAAAATCCTGACGTTCCTGAATTATTAAGAGGAAAAACAGGTCGTGTGTATGGAAACTTAATATCTTTACTCACAGTTATGAAATCTCTTCCACTTGCATATAATAAAGATACACAAGAAGATAAAGAGGGAGTTTTTGATTCAGTTTCTACTATTGAAATATCATTAAGTATTTTAAATGAAGTAATTAAAACTATGATAATAAATAAAGAAAAAATGATAGAAGCTTGTAAAGTAGGGCATTTAACAGCAACAGATTTAGCTGATTATTTAGTTTCTAAACAAAATATTCCTTTTAGAACAGCTTATTATATTACAAAAGAAGTTGTAGCTTTTGCAAATGCTTTAAATAAAGATATTAGTGAATTAAATATAGATGAAATTAGAAAATCATCAAAAGATTTAGAAAATGTTAATGAGGATATAGTTTCTTATCTTAATTTAGAAAATTCTATGAATAGTAGAAACTCTTTTGGGGGTACTTCTACAAAACAAACAAAACTAGCTATTGAAACTTTTCAAGATTGGTTAAAAAATATTTAAAATAAAAAAGCCCAAATATTAAATTTGGGCTTTAAATAAAATAGAAAATAAAGATTATCTAATTAAAAACTTATTTGTAAGATTATATAAACTATTTATATCTGTTTTACCTACAAAAGCTTCAATTCCGATTCTATCCATTTTTCCTTTTACAGCATCTGTTGTCATTGATGAGTTTACAATAACTGGAATGTGAGAATATTTAGAGTTACTTTTTATAAAAGAAGCTACTTGATAACCATCAGTTCCAGGCATCTCAATATCTGTTAATATCATACCAATTTTTGATGCATCTATCTCTTCAATTCTATCAAGTAAATCACCACCATTTGGATATATTTCATAATCAACTTCTATTTGAGTGAAGAATTTATGTAGAACTTCTCTAGCTACTGCTGAATCTTCAGCTGCAAGAATTTTTTTACTAGAACTAATTTTATTTTCTACATATTTCTTAATATCTCTTCCACCATCATCAGTCCACTTGATATCTCTTAAAAGTTGCTCAGCATTAAAAACAGTACAAAGCTCTTCTTTATTGTTTACTTTTACATAAGTTGTATAAGTAATTTTACTATTTGTTTCTTCTGTATGTCTTAGCTCTTGAGTAGTTTTTTCTACAATATCTAGCATGTCTTTAACTAAAAAACCTATTTTTTTATGATTAAATTCACAAAAAATAATTAGTTTATATTCATGCGTTTCAAAAGGTTTTAACCCTAACCAAGCATCAAGATTTATTAAAGTTACAGGTTCTCCTCTAATTGTTGCTATCCCTGCTATAACATTTGTTTCTTTTGGAGTATCGTTGATTTTCACTTCATCTGTAATTATAAAAGCTTTAACTTTTGCTATATTTATTGCATAAATATTATTATGACCAGTGTAAAAAACTGCTAATTGTTGAACATTTCGAAGATGTCCTTGTGTCATTTGTTCAACACTACCACCAATACCGCTCATGTAAATCCTTTTTTTAGAATATTGATTATTATATAAGTAATTAACTTTGAATATCTTTAACTAAACTTAATTTTCTTATAATCTTTTGTACCGTAACAGAGGCTATCATTAAACCAAAACTAGCTGTTACTCCTTCAAAACTTCCTTTATCTATGCAAAGTGGAACTTCAGTTGAATATATTACTTTAAACTTCTTTTTGAATCCTTGCTTTTTTAATTCATCTCTTACTTTTTTAATAAATTTATCATTATAGCTATCCCAAATAGAACCATAAGTTATCTTAAGAGGATCCATTCTTTTTGCTCCACCACCTGTACTTATAACTTTTGTAAAATGTTTTTTTATTAAGTGTATTTTTGGTTTTACATCATCTATTGCATCTAAAATATAATCAAATGATGAGAAGTCAAAATTATCTATCCATTCAGGAGTTATTTTTACACAAATTGGAGTAACATTTGGATATCTTTCTTTCATAACATCAACTTTTATTCTTCCAATATTTCCATGACTTCCTAATTGTCTATTTTGATTTGAAGGTTCATAAGTGTCAAAATCAACTATTGTTATGTTTGTTATTCCAGAGTTGTATAAAGCATCAAGGGCAAAACTTCCAATTCCTCCAACACCAAAAAGAATTATTTTTGTATCTTGAAATTTTTTTAAAGCTTCTTCACCAAAAAGCATATTAATTCTACTATATTGCATGTTTTAAATCTTCTTTACAAATTTTTGGTTATTATAACACAAAATATTTATTGGAGAAATTATGGATAAAGAACCAATGACACTAGCTGGTTATAATAAAGTAACAGCAGAGTTAGATTATTTAAAAAATAAAGAGAGACCTGAAACAGTAATTGCACTAGATGAAGCAAGGCAATTAGGTGATTTAAAAGAGAATGCTGAATATCACAGTGCAAAAGAGAAATTAAAGTTTATAGATGTTCAAATGGCTGAAATAAGCAATATTATATCAAAAGCAGTAATAGTAAATCCAGAAGTTCTTCCTCATGATAGAGTGAGTTTTGGTTCAACAGTTTCATTAATAGATGTAGAAACAGATGAAGAGTTTACTTATACAATAGTTGGTGGAGTTGAATCAAATGTAGAGAAAGGTTTTATATCTTTTAACTCACCTTTAGCAAAACAATTAATGGGAAAAGTTGAAGGTGATGAGTTTACAGCTAAACTTCCAGGTGGAGAAAAAGTATTTGAAGTTTTTGCAATATTTTATAAAGAGATAGAGATATAGTTTGAGTTTTGTATTAAAAGATAATGCTATTT
This window harbors:
- a CDS encoding CBS domain-containing protein, which gives rise to MFAIYNNGTVGFRSTSDNLYDLKNIEQIEPIRFSPKEGFIHDYTEDQERKKQEFINSYRKMAEIDTLEPVYKIKDIMTEDVFHASLNTTVEDIYYFINDKRVSSIPITDFGKKIVGIIDKKVILNLIMKHIDDIESTLKKTMNDIYIPEVLTADPEADVRKVVQVMLDLRLDAVPIVDDNDILVGIVSKTDILKAVANLPKLQLWS
- the sufC gene encoding Fe-S cluster assembly ATPase SufC → MLLKIEDLKVSINNNEILKGLNLEINPGEVHVLMGVNGAGKSTLVKTLAAHYDCEVNGGKITFKNKDLLEMDAADRANEGIFMSFQSPVEVSGVNNSYFLRTAMNAKRAYEGKEELDAMQFLKLVKEETNKYDIDRKLLQRDLNDGFSGGEKKRNELIQLLMLNPDLIMLDEIDSGLDVDAIKIVANVINSMLDGKKSILMITHYDRLLELIKPDFVHILSNGKIAKTGDYNLALELDEKGFEALGINNADN
- a CDS encoding NifU family protein, with translation MKEYSKKINERVDNPKHFGEISKIEAEALGCKLVVVDYEGNANDTIRVYFAITKDRNVFTAKFKSFSSGLIVALNDMMIELCIGKSIEKVSSMFKTDVEFALRDEPQIPALSIEELHNSFLNFVILKKVALKFDERNMEDFADDYIICECARVNLKTIKDAIKEFNLKTIEEIGEKTKAGIFCKSCRNEGGLEEKEIYLSDILEQTLKELDNSQAPSYMNSSFNDMTKEQKLELIEDVLDDDIRPMLIMDGGNMEILDLVESKPHYDLYIRYLGACSGCSAGSMGTLYAIESILQNKVDENLRVLPI
- a CDS encoding SufE family protein, which produces MSIKQRIEDIKEDLDFFEEELAKYEYIIDLGKKLPDFEDSYKIPENLVHGCTSQVWLICEQKENKLFFYGTSDAIIVKGLVYIILSIFSNSTIDELKQIDMDVVKELGLSEVITPNRQSGVIGMIKKIKEYALKS
- a CDS encoding aminotransferase class V-fold PLP-dependent enzyme, which encodes MYKKDFPFFSKSKTVYLDNGATTQKPKSVIDSTLKYYNEYCSNTHRSGFGDAAIATTEFEKTREVLQKFINANKKEEIIFTSGVTQSINFIASSFAKKFKTVIISSLEHHANIVPWHMQNRTLGNGLLVVNCDSNLDFDYNHFEELLKENPNSFVSVAHVTNAFGVVYDIKRIVSLAHKYQSVVLIDGAQSLSSFKIDVQDINCDFFAISAHKTFGPTGVGAIYIKEKFFDEVEPYITGGASIHTVDFEKGTSFLSSPYKFEAGTQNIAGVIAFKESLNYIENITYENIKKRKDELLIYLNDELKKLPDIIFYNDIKNCNGSRSFNFKGIMHDDISILLDKMGIALRVGHHCAMPIMNKLNIKGTIRVSLAFYNDFEDIDKLIVALKRALSMLKD
- a CDS encoding GGDEF domain-containing protein, giving the protein MKLKAKQMLDIKEITKNTLEGLKDKRLAATPENYFLEFLNQVKDGEEYFKEIEIFENSLFSLTKDEKKSLHKNSIFGMLKILSNRTSNDDLKKLIETFSDTLAPSINYDITYEVEDFILYLLKNPKDALKNESLHQIKKFAKLRVEKDRLVLRDKTQDIIKLTSLMSRYYDKTLQDSTNQQEDIKKIKDDLVTLDISDSSKREILIVQKKLINSIEKMESSLLESNKILSTNIDKVKLLNRQIQDLENELKIAKEEYLYDFLTNVYNRRAYDSEIKKMEKQYYLFNTNYAIIFFDIDHFKKINDKYGHSCGDEILKSFASIIKNLTRKEDVIARYGGEEFVALINFMDKIEISRYIKRVKNAFLNSTFVYKNSKINITFSAGVSFRSKYDSLDKAHEKADSLLYDAKRAGRNKIFFDDGNQL
- the sufB gene encoding Fe-S cluster assembly protein SufB encodes the protein MSDNQQIHDIINTDYKLGFETLVQSDTFEKGLNEDVIRAISAKKEEPEFLLDFRLKAYEKWLKMEEPDWTFLKYSKIDYQDYAYYSAPKKALGSLDEVDPEILKTYEKLGIPLEEQKMLAGVAVDAVFDSVSIKTTYQDELEKLGIIFCSISEAAHRFPDLVKTYLASVVPVTDNYFAALNSAVFTDGSFVYIPKNTRCPMELSTYFRINALNTGQFERTLIICDEGSYVSYNEGCSAPSRDDRQLHAAVVELVALENGHIKYSTIQNWFPGDDEGKGGILNFVTKRALCKGDNSKVSWTQVETGSSITWKYPSCVLQGDNSVGEFYSVAITSRAQQADTGTKMIHLGKNTKSTIISKGISAMKGINAYRGLVRVGKNADNARNISECDSLLIGHKCQAHTYPYHEIRNSSANIEHEATTSKISDEQLFYLNQRGIDEEDAIAMIVNGFCKEVLKELPMEFAAEAKELLSISLEGSVG
- a CDS encoding SufD family Fe-S cluster assembly protein; translated protein: MQIINLNNNLPHKKEEEFLKIDFSNLFDFDFKDKKILDFKTDSNISFLNQEDKENYESKLFYITNSLDKNQKILKIEKDTLEPIILINSLKENSTLFSNNLLIEIKDGVKASIIEVFVSSSKDSAVFANRVIKLGKNASLEYIKNQDISSSNSLVFACKSIQNDKSNLEISNFELGDGFIVNSFENKIDSLNVNYELNGLNKLRDKANTSTLVRTTHNNENSRSNINYKNSLLDNSRAVVKIKSIVTETGLYSKAFQNCNSILLSNDAVVFAQPFLEIFIDELEASHGTTTGTLDKDQLYYLQSRGIKKDEAYKILLEAFESSIKDNLKDEKLQEFVENYKKESFI
- a CDS encoding metal-sulfur cluster assembly factor: MSNIFNKEEIKEKIIENIKKVYDPEIPVDIYNLGLIYSIELEERDNYLFCEIEMTLTSPACPVADSLLEQVRYVSMAVDEVDETKVNLVFEPVWEPHMMSEDAKEIMGASGAAISW